A window of the Alnus glutinosa chromosome 4, dhAlnGlut1.1, whole genome shotgun sequence genome harbors these coding sequences:
- the LOC133867034 gene encoding 18.1 kDa class I heat shock protein-like — MSLFQSLLDPFQGFFNNSDILMDWKETRHANIFEIDLPGLTKEDVKLQVHENRVLHISGERKDVADDDKAEKWHCKERSSGSFSRQFRLPENAKVDEIKASMRDGVLTVTVPKDETKKKHKQHKAVDISGDEGRGDPPKGLGRFVCCKA, encoded by the coding sequence ATGTCCCTATTTCAATCCCTCTTAGATCCTTTCCAAGGCTTTTTCAATAACTCGGATATCCTCATGGACTGGAAGGAAACCCGTCACGCCAACATCTTTGAAATTGATCTTCCGGGTCTTACAAAAGAGGACGTGAAGCTTCAAGTGCATGAAAACAGAGTGCTTCATATAAGCGGGGAGAGGAAAGACGTGGCAGACGACGACAAGGCCGAAAAGTGGCACTGCAAGGAGAGAAGCAGTGGCAGCTTTTCGAGGCAGTTCCGTTTGCCAGAGAATGCAAAGGTTGATGAAATTAAGGCTTCAATGCGTGATGGGGTACTTACTGTAACTGTCCCTAAAGATGAGACCAAGAAGAAGCATAAACAGCATAAGGCGGTTGACATTTCTGGAGATGAAGGACGTGGGGATCCTCCTAAAGGACTTGGTCGTTTTGTTTGCTGCAAAGCTTAA